From Drosophila suzukii chromosome 2R, CBGP_Dsuzu_IsoJpt1.0, whole genome shotgun sequence, a single genomic window includes:
- the dve gene encoding uncharacterized protein dve isoform X2: MLEEAKSLPLHCVVESVHSLHASLTIDTRQPWKRRPNIETDSYVIIAAATPWSEIVQTALQRLGYSQEVANTARGSLIIKHWKPIPLEQISDNPAVPVSDIVGELTSVITLRIVILRPKTSAFGEIKDKLLKLLVLQSHAVLRSTGCPLDEVTLSQICRSSHQNTYALPGGEISDDLRRKFDQWWSNQLSPQAAAMAPKMLPFMTGPSAVPVPVAVPGEMDFPVGTAMAAAAAAAAHAAAAGGAAGGNPLGSMGSRESLLLANEAAHHPGAGQPPVPGHHGNMLVHPMHASMHHHHHHGGGGGGHGPPYPNQKTRMRTSFDPEMELPKLQKWFADNPHPSRQQIQTYVVQLNALESRRGRKPLDVNNVVYWFKNARAAQKRAEMRGGSLGSAMSALGHAAMNGYLSQHAPLGQNSSSSAGSQPMSMGNLSMSHDYLKSPLSLKSEDIDTMSQHSDDMDEEQSRPNTPQLPLSLTTHERHRSSPLMDEDEEEAAEQQQQQQEAKSDGMNGSLNEEERHDKSREELQDQEKENSGAEERHQDTDAQMEASSNHNNNNHNNSSSHNDQEVGSPPKRSTPKEEDDDLDMDEDEEDNENDASHLDEFRSPSPDLAGGVVPHKDQLPFPMVPNSMFSQSFMYMSHYIPAFGQAAAGHPHHHAAAAAAAAGIPSNALMGGGGLNLSSISNEERRKRNRTFIDPVTEVPKLEQWFAMNTHPSHNLILKYTEDLNTMPYRQKFPRLESKNVQFWFKNRRAKCKRLKMSLYDSNQCAQLGGLASFVPKYEERD; encoded by the exons CCAAATCACTTCCACTTCACTGTGTGGTGGAGTCGGTGCACTCGCTGCACGCCTCCCTGACCATCGACACTCGCCAGCCCTGGAAGCGGCGACCCAACATCGAGACGGACAGCTACGTGATCATCGCCGCGGCCACGCCCTGGAGCGAGATTGTCCAGACGGCCCTGCAGAGGCTGGGCTACTCCCAGGAGGTGGCCAACACGGCCCGAG GCTCTTTAATCATCAAGCACTGGAAGCCCATTCCCCTGGAGCAGATATCGGACAACCCGGCGGTGCCCGTAAGCGATATTGTGGGTGAACTGACCTCTGTGATCACGCTGAGGATCGTGATCCTGCGTCCCAAGACTTCGGCCTTCGGGGAGATCAAGGACAAGCTGCTCAAGCTGCTTGTACTGCAATCGCATGCGGTGCTCCGCTCCACAGGATGCCCCCTGGATGAG GTTACGCTATCCCAGATCTGTCGGAGTTCCCATCAGAACACATATGCCCTGCCAGGAGGAGAGATCTCCGACGATCTGCGCCGCAAGTTCGACCAGTGGTGGTCCAACCAGCTCTCCCCCCAAGCGGCGGCCATGGCGCCCAAGATGCTGCCCTTTATGACGGGTCCGTCGGCGGTTCCGGTTCCGGTGGCAGTTCCCGGTGAGATGGACTTTCCGGTGGGCACGGCCATGGCTGCGGCCGCAGCTGCAGCGGCTCATGCAGCTGCTGCCGGAGGAGCGGCAGGCGGTAATCCCCTGGGATCGATGGGCAGTCGGGAGAGCCTGTTGCTGGCCAACGAGGCGGCTCATCATCCGGGTGCTGGACAGCCTCCGGTTCCCGGACATCACGGCAACATGCTGGTTCATCCCATGCACGCATCCATGCACCACCATCACCATCatggcggcggcggcggcggtcATGGTCCACCGTATCCCAACCAGAAGACTCGCATGCGCACCAGCTTCGATCCCGAGATGGAGCTGCCCAAGCTGCAGAAGTGGTTCGCCGACAATCCGCATCCCTCGCGCCAGCAGATCCAGACGTATGTGGTGCAGCTGAATGCCCTGGAATCGCGGCGTGGTCGCAAGCCGCTGGATGTGAACAACGTGGTCTACTGGTTCAAGAACGCTCGGGCGGCACAGAAGCGGGCGGAGATGCGGGGCGGGAGTTTGGGCAGTGCAATGAGTGCCCTTGGTCATGCCGCCATGAATGGCTATCTGAGCCAGCATGCCCCTTTGGGTCAGAATTCGAGTAGCAGTGCTGGGAGCCAGCCCATGAGCATGGGCAACCTGTCAATGTCGCATGATTATCTAAAGAGCCCGCTCAGCCTGAAGTCGGAGGACATTGACACCATGTCGCAGCACTCGGACGACATGGACGAGGAGCAGAGCAGGCCAAACACTCCCCAGCTGCCCCTTTCGCTGACCACCCACGAGCGGCATCGCAGCTCGCCGCTGATGGACGAGGATGAGGAGGAGGCGgcggagcagcagcagcagcagcaggaggcCAAAAGCGATGGCATGAACGGCAGCTTGAACGAGGAGGAGCGGCACGACAAGTCGCGGGAGGAGCTGCAGGACCAGGAAAAGGAGAACTCCGGCGCGGAGGAGCGTCACCAGGACACCGATGCCCAGATGGAGGCCAGCtccaaccacaacaacaacaaccacaacaacagtAGCTCGCACAACGACCAGGAGGTGGGCTCCCCACCCAAGCGCTCCACGCCCAAGGAGGAGGACGATGACTTGGACATGGACGAGGATGAGGAGGATAATGAGAACGATGCCAGCCACCTGGATGAGTTCCGATCGCCATCTCCGGACTTGGCCGGTGGCGTTGTGCCGCACAAGGACCAGCTGCCCTTTCCCATGGTCCCCAACTCGATGTTCTCGCAGTCCTTCATGTACATGAGCCACTACATCCCGGCCTTTGGCCAGGCGGCCGCCGGACATCCGCATCACCATGCCGCGGCTGCAGCGGCCGCCGCCGGAATCCCGTCGAACGCCCTGATGGGCGGCGGAGGACTCAACCTGTCGAGCATCTCCAACGAGGAGCGCCGCAAGCGGAACCGAACCTTCATCGATCCGGTGACCGAGGTGCCCAAGCTGGAGCAGTGGTTCGCCATGAACACGCATCCCTCGCACAACCTCATCCTCAAGTACACCGAGGACCTGAACACCATGCCATATAG GCAAAAGTTCCCGCGTTTGGAGAGCAAAAATGTTCAGTTCTGGTTCAAGAATCGGCGAGCCAAGTGCAAACGCCTCAAGATGTCGCTATATGACAGCAATCAGTGCGCCCAGCTGGGAGGACTCGCCTCTTTTGTGCCCAAATACGAGGAGCGGGACTAG